From a single Theropithecus gelada isolate Dixy chromosome 8, Tgel_1.0, whole genome shotgun sequence genomic region:
- the LY6K gene encoding lymphocyte antigen 6K isoform X1 has translation MALLALLLVVALPRVWTDLNLTARQQDPEDTPQTDEGDDRVWCHVCERENTFECENPRRCQWTEPYCVIAAVSDSAPLVVQRLRYPSQRRSRFSWKSPCPSFTSSVVKLATAIYRGRLSTHHRSKNMLGVWVTAVVGWGWPSSCCWSPLRPALACLEPRDCHGLSLLKHGLAPDYCHLLH, from the exons ATGGCGCTGCTCGCCTTGCTCCTGGTCGTGGCCCTACCGCGGGTGTGGACAGACCTCAACCTGACTGCGAGACAACAAGATCCGGAGGACACCCCGCAGACGG ACGAGGGTGACGATAGAGTGTGGTGTCACGTTTGTGAGAGAGAAAACACTTTTGAGTGCGAGAACCCGAGGAGGTGCCAATGGACAGAGCCATACTGCGTTATAGCGGCCGTGAGTGA CAGTGCTCCGCTAGTTGTGCAGCGATTGAGATACCCAAGCCAGAGGAGAAGCCGTTTCTCCTGGAAGAGCCCCTGCCCTTCTTTTACCTCAAGTGTTGTAAAACTCGCTACTGCAATTTACAGGGGCCGGCTATCAACACATCATCGTTCAAAGAATATGCTGGGAGTGTGGGTGACAGCTGTGGTGGGCTGGGGCTGGCCGTCCTCCTGCTGCTGGTCTCCATTGCGGCCGGCCTTAGCCTGCCTTGAGCCACGGGACTGTCATGGACTGAGCCTTCTGAAGCATGGACTTGCTCCAGACTATTGTCACCTGTTGCATTAA
- the LY6K gene encoding lymphocyte antigen 6K isoform X2, translated as MALLALLLVVALPRVWTDLNLTARQQDPEDTPQTDEGDDRVWCHVCERENTFECENPRRCQWTEPYCVIAAVKIFPRFFIISKQCSASCAAIEIPKPEEKPFLLEEPLPFFYLKCCKTRYCNLQGPAINTSSFKEYAGSVGDSCGGLGLAVLLLLVSIAAGLSLP; from the exons ATGGCGCTGCTCGCCTTGCTCCTGGTCGTGGCCCTACCGCGGGTGTGGACAGACCTCAACCTGACTGCGAGACAACAAGATCCGGAGGACACCCCGCAGACGG ACGAGGGTGACGATAGAGTGTGGTGTCACGTTTGTGAGAGAGAAAACACTTTTGAGTGCGAGAACCCGAGGAGGTGCCAATGGACAGAGCCATACTGCGTTATAGCGGCCGTGA AAATATTTCCACGTTTTTTCATAATTTCGAAGCAGTGCTCCGCTAGTTGTGCAGCGATTGAGATACCCAAGCCAGAGGAGAAGCCGTTTCTCCTGGAAGAGCCCCTGCCCTTCTTTTACCTCAAGTGTTGTAAAACTCGCTACTGCAATTTACAGGGGCCGGCTATCAACACATCATCGTTCAAAGAATATGCTGGGAGTGTGGGTGACAGCTGTGGTGGGCTGGGGCTGGCCGTCCTCCTGCTGCTGGTCTCCATTGCGGCCGGCCTTAGCCTGCCTTGA
- the LY6K gene encoding lymphocyte antigen 6K isoform X3 has translation MALLALLLVVALPRVWTDLNLTARQQDPEDTPQTDEGDDRVWCHVCERENTFECENPRRCQWTEPYCVIAAVTTPRPAFPVHVDRPYHAEASPSPKQHSTHRPGPPPPDPHLVPQLSAHL, from the exons ATGGCGCTGCTCGCCTTGCTCCTGGTCGTGGCCCTACCGCGGGTGTGGACAGACCTCAACCTGACTGCGAGACAACAAGATCCGGAGGACACCCCGCAGACGG ACGAGGGTGACGATAGAGTGTGGTGTCACGTTTGTGAGAGAGAAAACACTTTTGAGTGCGAGAACCCGAGGAGGTGCCAATGGACAGAGCCATACTGCGTTATAGCGGCCGTGA CGACCCCTAGACCTGCATTCCCAGTGCATGTGGACAGGCCATACCACGCAGAAGCCAGCCCTTCCCCAAAGCAGCATTCAACACACAGGCCTGGCCCTCCTCCTCCCGACCCCCACTTGGTGCCCCAATTGAGTGCGCACCTTTGA
- the LY6K gene encoding lymphocyte antigen 6K isoform X4, whose translation MALLALLLVVALPRVWTDLNLTARQQDPEDTPQTDEGDDRVWCHVCERENTFECENPRRCQWTEPYCVIAAVRRSSGLVNSDSSQQLLSSPSVSTKLVGRRGDASDSV comes from the exons ATGGCGCTGCTCGCCTTGCTCCTGGTCGTGGCCCTACCGCGGGTGTGGACAGACCTCAACCTGACTGCGAGACAACAAGATCCGGAGGACACCCCGCAGACGG ACGAGGGTGACGATAGAGTGTGGTGTCACGTTTGTGAGAGAGAAAACACTTTTGAGTGCGAGAACCCGAGGAGGTGCCAATGGACAGAGCCATACTGCGTTATAGCGGCCGTGA GGCGATCTTCAGGGCTGGTGAATTCTGATTCCAGCCAGCAGTTGCTCTCCAGCCCTTCGGTATCCACGAAGTTGGTGGGGCGCCGAGGTGATGCTTCAGACTCAGTGTAG
- the LY6K gene encoding lymphocyte antigen 6K isoform X5 — translation MALLALLLVVALPRVWTDLNLTARQQDPEDTPQTDEGDDRVWCHVCERENTFECENPRRCQWTEPYCVIAAVTVLR, via the exons ATGGCGCTGCTCGCCTTGCTCCTGGTCGTGGCCCTACCGCGGGTGTGGACAGACCTCAACCTGACTGCGAGACAACAAGATCCGGAGGACACCCCGCAGACGG ACGAGGGTGACGATAGAGTGTGGTGTCACGTTTGTGAGAGAGAAAACACTTTTGAGTGCGAGAACCCGAGGAGGTGCCAATGGACAGAGCCATACTGCGTTATAGCGGCCGTGA CAGTGCTCCGCTAG